A genomic window from Coffea eugenioides isolate CCC68of unplaced genomic scaffold, Ceug_1.0 ScVebR1_75;HRSCAF=381, whole genome shotgun sequence includes:
- the LOC113758837 gene encoding leucine-rich repeat receptor-like serine/threonine-protein kinase BAM1: MHKTSRSFLFLLLVLFLLHSLSKIQGLPQQNSISPIDLSALQQIENSLTDVPSSRAPPSARFFTSWDFSSHDPCSTFAGITCSSPFLNPRRLTSLILGTGLSGSLGLAGSLSPSISNLTELNQLVLNPGIVTGPIPAQLGSLRNLRVISLTNNRLTGSIPLSIYALPNLHTLDLSNNQLWGSIPPGISHLDQLKVLVLASNRLSGEIPNELPTQLLHLDLKNNFFSGTLPARMPLSIRYLSASGNSMWGPLNRLESLSELVYLDISMNRFSGTIPPSLFRSSLLSMLLQRNNLSGGVPQQKNTTTPLSSSSSSSSSLKLDFYGEGSIVDLSHNMLTGELPAGAFSGVETLFLNNNRFTGKVPKEYVESLYSGGTKTLYLQHNYLTDFPIISDLKLPDSVSVCLSYNCMVPPVGLTACPASAGEQLSRPAYQCSKFNNGGSTG; the protein is encoded by the coding sequence atgcacaaaacgAGTCGCTCTTTCTTGTTTCTACTGCTTGTTCTCTTCCTCCTCCATAGCCTATCTAAAATCCAGGGACTGCCCCAGCAGAATAGCATCAGTCCCATCGATCTATCCGCACTGCAGCAAATCGAGAACAGCCTAACCGACGTTCCCTCCTCCCGAGCTCCTCCGTCGGCAAGATTCTTCACCAGCTGGGACTTTTCCTCTCACGATCCTTGCTCGACCTTCGCCGGCATCACCTGCTCATCACCATTCTTGAATCCCAGACGGTTGACTTCACTCATTCTCGGCACCGGCCTATCGGGTTCCCTCGGACTCGCCGGCTCCCTTTCTCCGTCCATTTCCAATCTCACCGAGCTCAACCAGCTAGTCCTGAACCCCGGCATTGTCACCGGTCCAATACCAGCCCAGCTCGGAAGCCTCAGAAACCTCAGAGTCATCTCCCTCACTAACAATCGCTTAACGGGCTCTATACCACTTTCCATTTATGCCTTACCCAATCTACACACTCTTGATCTCAGCAACAACCAGCTCTGGGGATCAATCCCGCCGGGCATATCCCATTTGGATCAGCTCAAAGTTTTGGTCCTCGCCTCCAACAGGCTCTCCGGCGAGATCCCAAATGAACTACCGACACAATTGCTCCATCTGGACTTGAAAAATAATTTCTTCTCGGGGACTTTGCCCGCTAGAATGCCGTTGTCCATCCGTTACCTGTCGGCATCTGGGAATAGCATGTGGGGCCCACTCAACAGGCTAGAATCACTCTCAGAGTTAGTGTACCTCGACATAAGCATGAACCGGTTCAGTGGGACCATCCCTCCCTCACTCTTTCGCTCCTCCCTCTTATCAATGCTCCTCCAACGGAACAATTTGTCAGGTGGGGTCCCACAACAGAAAAATACTACCACCCCATTATCATCgtcatcttcatcatcttcttcgTTAAAGCTGGATTTTTATGGGGAGGGGTCCATTGTGGATCTCAGTCACAACATGCTCACGGGTGAACTTCCGGCAGGGGCTTTTTCAGGGGTGGAGACTCTATTCCTGAATAACAATAGATTCACCGGAAAAGTCCCCAAAGAGTACGTGGAAAGCCTGTATAGTGGTGGTACCAAAACGCTTTATTTGCAGCATAATTACTTGACAGACTTTCCCATCATATCGGACTTGAAATTGCCGGATTCAGTCTCCGTGTGCTTGTCCTATAATTGCATGGTACCACCCGTGGGGCTGACGGCGTGCCCGGCTAGTGCTGGTGAGCAGCTTTCAAGGCCTGCTTATCAATGCTCCAAGTTCAACAATGGTGGCTCCACGGGATAG